Proteins encoded within one genomic window of Balaenoptera ricei isolate mBalRic1 chromosome 10, mBalRic1.hap2, whole genome shotgun sequence:
- the STYK1 gene encoding tyrosine-protein kinase STYK1, whose protein sequence is MGDERRMTRMLLECSLSDKLCIVREQQYEIIIIPTLLVGIFLILLGVILWLFIREQREHQQSPGLQGVAHVPPSRDLSWEAARPEGSVFVPLKETSVESLLRTSTHALAKLQVPREHLSEVLEQIHNGSFGTIYRTKIYTGDPDKPKSVVLKALKEPAGLQEVQKFLGQIRFYQYLGKHKNLVQLEGCCTEGLPLYMVLEDVAQGDLLSFLWTCRRDVMTMDGLPYDLTEKQIYHIGKQVLLAVEFLQDKHLFHGDVAARNILIQCDLTAKLCGLGLAYEVHSRGAISSTRIVPLKWLAPERLLLRPAGIKGDIWSFGILLYEMVTLGAPPYPEVPPTSVLQYLQRRKIMKRPSSCTHTMYGLMKSCWRWSEDSRPSLRELHSRLETAARTANDKAVLQVPELVVPELYAAVAGVSVESLSYSYSVL, encoded by the exons ATGGGGGATGAGAGGCGCATGACGCGGATGCTGTTGGAATGCAGTCTCAGTGACAAGTTGTGTA TTGTCCGGGAGCAGCAGTATGAAATCATCATCATCCCAACCCTTCTGGTTGGGATCTTCCTCATTCTCCTTGGGGTCATCCTGTGGCTTTTCATCCGAGAACAAAGAGAGCACCAGCAGTCTCCTGGACTACAAG GTGTTGCCCACGTGCCTCCATCTAGGGACCTAAGCTGGGAAGCAGCAAGACCTGAAGGAAGTGTGTTTGTACCACTTAAGGAGACATCAGTGGAAAGCCTTCTACGAACTTCCACACATGCCCTGGCTAAGCTGCAGGTGCCCCGGGAGCACCTCTCTGAAGTTCTGGAGCAAATCCACAATGGTAGTTTTGGGACCATCTACCGAACCAAGATATATACTGGGGACCCTGATAAGCCCAAGAGTGTTGTCCTCAaggctttaaaag AACCAGCTGGGCTCCAAGAGGTGCAGAAGTTCTTAGGGCAAATCCGGTTCTATCAGTACCTGGGGAAGCACAAGAACCTGGTACAGCTGGAAGGCTGCTGCACAGAAGGGCTGCCGCTCTATATGGTGTTGGAGGATGTGGCCCAGGGGGACCTGCTCAGCTTTCTCTGGACCTGTCGCCGG GATGTGATGACCATGGATGGCCTTCCCTATGAcctcacagaaaaacaaatatatcacaTTGGGAAGCAGGTCCTTTTGGCTGTG GAATTTCTCCAGGATAAGCATCTGTTCCATGGGGATGTGGCAGCCAGGAATATCCTGATCCAGTGTGATCTCACTGCTAAGCTCTGCGGACTGGGCCTGGCTTATGAAGTCCACTCCCGAGGGGCCATCTCGTCTACTCGCATCGTACCTCTCAAGTGGCTCGCGCCAGAACGGCTTCTGCTGAGACCGGCTGGCATCAAAGGAGACAT CTGGTCTTTTGGGATACTGCTCTACGAGATGGTGACGCTAG GGGCACCTCCATATCCTGAAGTCCCTCCTACCAGCGTCCTACAGTATCTCCAAAGAAGGAAAATCATGAAGAGACCCAGTAGCTGCACACACACCAt GTACGGTCTCATGAAGTCCTGCTGGCGTTGGAGTGAGGACAGCCGCCCCTCACTTAGAGAGCTACACTCACGCCTGGAAACTGCCGCTCGAACTGCAAATGACAAGGCTGTGTTGCAAGTACCAGAATTGGTGGTGCCTGAATTGTACGCAGCTGTGGCGGGCGTCAGCGTGGAGAGTCTCTCCTATAGCTATAGCGTCCTTTGA